In the genome of Saccharomonospora viridis DSM 43017, one region contains:
- a CDS encoding ABC transporter permease, giving the protein MSGVVANPSSDRTLWTNRLANPVVGVYGALLLVVIVGSVLVSLRGGVLLDQGGISNILVRSTALGLVAIGQTMVILAGKLDLSVAYLVGLSSLIAAETMAGDPAMIGPAVALTIVCAAGVGLVNGLVVTRLKVNAFIATLGTGLVIRGYLEDSYDGPAGNVPTAFQHLGYDRIGPVPVSTVLMLGLAVLAWWFLTRTRPGYHVYAVGGGEEVARFSGIRTERIVVLAHVLCSVAAGLAGLFLASRLGAGAPWVGTDGGYDLESIAAVVLGGTILAGGRGGVAGTIGGVLILATLDTIFDELGVDSFFKDVVRGVVLIAAVALYARSRRAGR; this is encoded by the coding sequence ATGAGCGGAGTCGTGGCGAACCCCTCCTCTGACCGTACTTTGTGGACTAACCGACTCGCGAACCCGGTGGTCGGGGTCTACGGGGCTCTGCTTCTCGTCGTGATCGTCGGGAGCGTGCTGGTGTCCCTCCGCGGCGGAGTGTTGCTCGACCAGGGTGGGATCTCGAACATCCTCGTCCGCAGCACGGCTCTCGGGTTGGTCGCCATAGGACAGACGATGGTGATCCTCGCTGGGAAGTTGGACCTGTCGGTGGCTTACCTGGTGGGGCTTTCGTCGTTGATCGCGGCGGAGACGATGGCCGGCGACCCGGCGATGATCGGGCCCGCGGTGGCGTTGACGATCGTGTGTGCGGCCGGGGTGGGTCTGGTCAACGGACTGGTGGTCACGCGTCTCAAGGTGAACGCGTTCATCGCGACGTTGGGCACCGGGCTCGTCATTCGCGGCTACCTGGAGGACTCCTACGACGGTCCGGCGGGGAACGTGCCCACGGCGTTCCAGCATCTTGGCTACGACCGGATCGGGCCGGTCCCGGTGTCGACCGTGCTGATGCTCGGACTCGCGGTCCTGGCCTGGTGGTTCTTGACGCGGACACGTCCCGGCTACCACGTCTACGCAGTGGGGGGAGGCGAGGAGGTCGCCCGGTTCTCGGGCATCCGCACCGAACGGATCGTGGTGCTGGCGCACGTGTTGTGTTCGGTGGCCGCCGGACTGGCCGGGTTGTTCCTCGCCAGCAGGCTCGGGGCGGGAGCCCCGTGGGTGGGCACGGACGGGGGATACGACCTGGAGTCCATCGCGGCGGTGGTGTTGGGTGGCACGATCCTCGCCGGAGGTCGGGGTGGTGTGGCCGGCACGATCGGCGGCGTCCTCATCCTCGCGACCCTCGACACGATCTTCGACGAGTTGGGTGTCGATTCGTTCTTCAAGGACGTGGTCCGTGGAGTCGTACTGATCGCGGCCGTCGCGTTGTACGCCCGGAGCAGGAGGGCCGGGCGATGA